In Phycisphaerae bacterium, the DNA window GTTGTGCCTCGCCGCCCGACAGCGTCGTTGACGATTGCCCGAGCTTGATGTAGTCCAGGCCGACGTCATGCAGCGTCTGGAGCATGCCGGCAATCTTCGGGATGTTCGCGAAGTGCCGGAGAGCTTCCTGTACGTCCATGTCCAGGACGTCGGCGATGCTCTTGCCGCGAAAGTGGATGGCGAGCGTCTCGCGGTTGAAGCGGCGCCCTTCGCAGACAGGACAGGGAACCCAGATATCGGCGAGAAACTCCATGTCCAGGCGGTTGGCCCCGTTGCCTTCGCAGGCCTCGCACCGGCCGCCGCCCTCTTCGCCGCTCGGCACGTTGAAGCTGAACCGCCCCGGTTTATAGCCGCGCACTTTCGAATCCGGCAGCCGGGCGTAAAGGTCGCGAATTTCGTCGAACACCTTGATATAGGTGGCCGGGTTGCTTCGCGGAGTACGGCCGATCGGCTGCTGATCGATGTCGATCACCTTGTCGAGATGCTCAAGACCGTCGATGCCGTCGCAATCACCGGGACTGACCTCCTCGGCTCCGTTCAGGTCGCGGGCCAGGCGCTCGCGGAGAATGTCAATGACCAGCGAACTCTTGCCGCTGCCCGAGACGCCGGTCACACAGATGAACCGTCCCAGCGGGAAATGAACATCAACGTTCTTGAGGTTGTTGTGCCTCGCCCCGCGCACGGTCAGCCAGCGCTGCCGGTCATCAGCAACAGGTATCGCCCCTTTGCCCATGGCACGCCGTCGCTTGCTCACTAGATCCCCGCCTCACGCGCCAGTTCTTCAAGGTCCGTCTTGATGCCGAGTTCCGCTGCCCACCCCCGAAGATAAGTCCAGTCCAGCCGAGTACGTTGAGTCCTGACAACACTCAGGGCGTTTTCCCACTGCTTCCTGGAACCCGTGGTCTTGCGCCACAAGAGCTTCATGAGAACGATGTCTTCCGCCGATACCACGCAGATCCTGAGGTCGCTCTCCGGATATTCAACCCAGACTCGTCTTCGAAGCACCTCCCGGTAGTAGGGAGTATCCGGCAGCATGCTCAGATCAAATTTGAGGGAAGTCTTACGGTGGATCACATTGGTCATCGAATGATCGACGCACGCCTGGCGTATCACATCTGCGTCGGCATAGAAACGAGGGCCCAGGTCGGCAACAAGCCTCGATACCTGGTTGGGCCTCATGTTCATCACAATGTCCACATCGATGCTGGCACGGGGTTCACCATGTATGCTGCTTGCGACCGAGCCGGTGATCGCATAGACAACCCCCTGCTCTTCAAGAGGAGTGGTGACCTGCCGAATCAAGCCGGCGAAATCATCATTTGCCATCGTCGCTGCCCTCCGTCTGCCTTGCCTGCGCCGCCCCGCGCCGCAAACGAAGCATCGTTGTTGTCATCCGGCAAAGCATCTCGAACTTCTTCTCCGGAGTATGCACTTCCGCCATGTACTCCTGAAGCAAGCGGTCGCGTTCAGCGGCTGACATCCGGCCAAGCCGTTCCTGCGTCAACCGGCACACCTCCGCAAACCTGCGGCACGTTTCCTCATCTGCAATCCGTACTTCCGATTGCCCGCTCATGGTTTCTGGTCCTCTCTGCCACGAGTCACCTTGCGCATCGTCTCGACATCCACGGGCCGTCGCTGCTTCGGCACCTCGATACTCCGCCGGCCTGCCAAGTACGCGCCCGTGAGTGACTTCTCATTTGCCGCCATCTCGTCAATCGTGCCCGTGGCCACCACCTCCCCGCCGCGAACCCCCGGTCCCGGGCCGAAATCAACGATCAGGTCGGCGGTTCGCATCGTCTCCTCGTCATGCTCGACGACCACGACGGTGTTGCCCATGTCCCGCAATCGTTCGAGGCTGGCCAGGAGCCGCCGGTTGTCGCGCGGATGCAGTCCGATCGACGGCTCGTCAAGAACGTAAAGCACGCCCACCAGGCCGCAGCCGATCTGACCAGCCAGGCGAATCCGCTGGGCCTCGCCGCCCGAAAGCGTCGGCGCCGGGCGATCAAGCGTCAGATAGTCAAGACCCACATTCGACAAGAACGAGAGCCGCCCGCCCACCTCCTTCAACACCTCGGCGGCAATCAGCCGCTCGGTCGGGTCAAGGTGCAACGTGTCGAAGAATTCTCGCACCTGGAGCACCGACATGGCGCACAATTCATGAAGGGCCTTCCCGCCGACCAGGACATGCCGCGCCTGGGCATTGAGGCGGGCGCCCCGGCAGTCGGGACATGGCTTGCGACTCATGTACTTCTCGTAATAGGCGCAAGCAAAACCGGCTTTGGCCTTGCGGTACCAGGAGCGCAGCTCGGCGATCACCCCTTCGAAAGTGCCGCCATGTTTCCACACGCCGCCGCGATACCGCCACTCGAAGGTGATGTGCTCGTCGCCGGTGCCGTAGAGCAAGGCATCACGGGCCCGTTGTGGTAGGCGGCCCCAGGGCAGCCGAATGTCGAACCCCACGTGTTTGGCGACCCCTTCGTAGATGTGCCGCCGCCAACGGCCGGGACGTTTTCGCATCGGCGCAATGCAGGGATCAAAAAAACTCAGGGACGGGTCCGGAACCAGAAGTTCCGGATCAAAATCGTAGATCGCGCCCATCCCGTCGCAGGTCAGACACATGCCCGTCGGCGAATTGAAACTGAACAACTGGGGCGACGGCGTGTCGAAACCGGTTCCGCACTTGGCGCAAGCATACTTGGAGGACAACAGCAGCTCCCCAAGCAGGCCGCCGGCTTCGCTTGGCGCAGATGCCGACGACTCGGGCTCCGCCGGAGCCACAATGAGTGTGCCGTTGCCCAGGGCGAGCGCGTTTTCAACAGCTTCCGCGAGGCGAGCCCGTACCTCGTGGCCGACTGCCAGTCGGTCGACAACGACCTCGATGTCGTGCCGATTATGACGCCCGAGTGCAGGTGCCCGGTCCAGGTGAACCACCCTCCCGTCGATCCGCGCTCGGACATAGCCTCGCCTGCGGAGATCCTCCAGAAGCTCAACGTGCTCGCCTTTCTGCCCTCGCACCACCGGAGCAAGAATCAACACGCGCGATCCGGCCTGCGTACTCAGGATGCGCCCGACAATGGCCTCGGAGGTCTGGGCGGTGATTGGGTCTCCGCATTGGGGACAGTGTTGACGGCCGAGTCTGGCATACAAGACTCTGAGAAAATCATAGATGCCGGTCACCGTCCCCACGGTGCTGCGAGGATTCCAGCCCGACGTCTTCTGCTGGATGGCAATCGCCGGGCTCAACCCGGTAATCTGGTCCACGTCCGGCTTGGCCAGGGTCCCCAGAAACTGGCGTGCGTAAGCGCTGAGCGATTCGATGTAGCGGCGCTGGCCCTCGGCGTACAAGGTGTCAAAGGCAAGGCTGCTTTTGCCGCTTCCGGAGACCCCGGTGAAGCAGATCAACCGGTTTCGCGGCAGATCCAAAGAGACGTTCCGCAGGTTATGCTCCCGCGCACCCCGCACAGATATGACCGGCCGACCCATGTGCAACCCCCTGTCTGCCGCTCGACCAGAGAAACTGGCCGGGCAGAAACCGACCCAGCATTGTAATTCAGCGAAGCATTTTGGACCAACCGACAGTCCCTGCCCAAAGGACTGCGGCCGTGAGGCTCATGCCGAGGCACAGGATTCCGTAAGTCGATTCCAGACAAGCCGTTATCGCCTCTCTGCAATATCAAATAAGGTGCCTCACCGGCTGATGCGCCAGGCAGCCTCAGAAAACACGCGCCAAACCTTCGCGGGGAGAATCTGTCTCGTAACTATGTAAGAGGAGTCGCTCTGAGATCAGGAGTATCGTGTCCGGGTCGGAAGCCGACCCGCCAGGAACATAAGGAGGCATTCGTGATAAGCATGATCCGAAATCGCGTGCTGACCGCCCTGCTCGTCATCGCGTCCTGCTTGCTGCCGGGAGCAGAGATAGACTGCGACTGCGAAGACGGGGAATTCGAAGTGGAGTTCGACGGCTTCTGCGACGACGATTGCGATCACGGCTGCTGCGGCCACAGCCTCGACGGTTTCTTTTTTGACTTCTGGTGGGATGATTAAAGAGACACTCAACAGCAATCGTCAGGAGACCTTGGCTTGGTTTGAGGGTTGTCAGGCAGATGCGCCTGCCATGAAACCCAACACCAGTGCGTGATACGTTCTGGCTCGAAACCCCCACTTGCCTACCACCAAGCTGGAAGTCGGGCGGGCATGAGGCGAGACTGTGATTCTGCCCGCCCAATCGCAACCTCCGAAACTACCGTCCTGTGAGTCGTCGTCCGATAATCACGCCCGCCGGCACGCGGCGTCTGCTCGCAACCAGTCACGCCCGCAACCCTGTCGAACGTATCCAATTTCGCTGACACCTACTGATATCCCCCGCAGTTTGTAATTCCGGCCCGATTGCGGTATCGTCGGTGTACTTGCGACCACAGGAGTGCCCCCTTTGACGCTGGCGGACGAGTTGAAAATACTGCGGCCAGAGTTCATGGCCGCCCCGTTCTGGTTCTGGAATGACGTGATGGACCCCCAAGAGGTCCGGCGCCAGATTGCCGAGATGTCGCGCCAGAACATCGGCGGTTTCTTCATGCATGCCCGGATGGGCCGCGTCACCCCCTATATGTCCCAGGAATGGATGACGGCAATCAAGGCCGCCGTGGATGAGGCCCGGCAACGGGGCATGTTCGCCTGGATTTACGACGAGGATGGCTGGCCGAGCGGCTTTGGCGGCGGTGCGGTCAATGCACTGGGCGAGGAGTACCTCCAGCAGTACGCCACCGCCGAAATCATCCCCTGCAACGGATCCATCGGCACAAAACTGGAGCGACCAAAATGCATCATCGCCGCCTACGCCACGGGCAGAAAAGTCAATGGCTTCAGCGATTGCCAGCGGCTTGATCCCGCGGACCTGCCCGGGAGCTGGTCGCGGTTGCCGCCCACCTGCCGCGAGAGACTTGTGATCTTTCGCCGGGAGTTGCACAACTACCGCCGCCATTTCTCGCCCGAGGCGTGGGCCGACGGCTACGTGGACGTGCTGAACCCCAAGGTAACCCGCGCCTTCATCCAAAACATCTATGAGGCCTACCGGCGCGAAATTGGAAAAGAGTTCGGCAGGAACGTTCCCGGCGTATTTACCGATGAACCCTCATACCATGAACTCGGTTGGAGCGAACCGGTCGTACGGCTGCCCATGTCGCCGGTCCTGGAGAGGGAGTTCGAGAAGCGGTATGGCGCTCCCCTTCTGGATAATCTGATGACCATCGCGTTCGGCGGGCCCGACGCCATCCGCGCCCGATGGTGCTTCTACTCCTGTCTCGCGAGGCTGTTCTCGCGGAATTACACCCGGATCCTCGCCGAATGGTGCGCGCGACACAAGATGGTCTTCACCGGCCACTACCTGCTGGAAGAACATCCCCGTTGCGCGACCCACGTGATCGGCGACCCGATGCTGCACTACTACTATCAGCAGTATCCCGGCATCGACCATCTGGGCAAAGACCTTGACTTGAAGGACTTTTGGTCGTCGGCGAGGGTGCTCGTCAAACAGGCATCGAGCATCGCCCACCAGTTCGACAAGCCTCGCGTGATGTGCGAGACCTTCGCCGGCGGGGGATGGCGCTTCGGCATTCGCGAACAGAAATGGATGGCCGACTGGCAGTACGCCATGGGACTGAACCTGGTCTGCCAGCATGCTTTTCACTATTCCCTGCGGGGTTTTCGGAAACGCGACTATCCGCCGAGCCTTTCGTTCCAGCAACCTTGGTGGCCGTTCAGCAAGGATCTTGGCGCCCATTTCGCCCGGCTGGGCTACTTGCTGACCCGGGGAAAACGGGTCGTAAACGTCCTGGTCATGCACCCTATCGAGAGCTTCTTTGCGACCCACGAGCCCGGCGGGTACCCGTGGCCCAATGACCCAATGAATGAAGCCTTGAAAAAGCTGGTCGAATGCCTGCTGGCCTACCAGATCGACTTTGATTTTGGAAACGAGGTCCTCCTGAAACAGCATGGCCGGGTCCAAGGCGCCGGCCTCAAACTGGGCTCTGGCACTTATGACGCAGTCATCATCCCCCACAGCCTGACGTGGCGCAAGTCCACCGTGACAATGCTGCGGAAGTTCGCGTCCTCCGGAGGGCGATTGTACTACGTGGAACCCGCCCCGACGCACCTGGAAGGTGAGCCCACCGACGCCTACGGGTCGTTGCTGGACGAAGCGATGAGCCTGGGCCATTGGCAGGCACCGGAATTCCGGCAGTGCATCTCCGATCTGGTCGGACCGGTGGCCAAAAGGGCCTGTCGCGTGTTGGGCAACGATCCGCACAACCGTGATATCATGGTCATGCACCGGCGAGCCGAAGGACAGCATATCTTCTTTTTGGCCAGCGGGGCCAAAACCGCTCACACGTCCTGCGTCATCTTCGACGTACCCGGCATACCAATGCTGGTCAACACAGTGAGCGGGCATCTGTCGCCTCTACCGCACACCCGCGAGAACGACGAGTGCCGCATCGAGTTATCATTCGATTTCGCCAAGTCTCATGCCATTCTCTTCAAGCGCGGCCGTCGCGTTCCTGCACCCGCAAAGGAAACCCAGGTTTTCCAGAAGACGCTCTGTTGTCACGGCGACCAGTTGCCTTATCAGATGGACCGCGATAACCCCTTCATTCTGGACGCAGGCGAGTTGTTCATCGACGGGCGTTCGGCGGGACTCATGTCAACACTTGATGCCGAGCAGGCTCTGGCCCGGCACGGCAACGCTCCGCAAGCGTTCATGCGATTCACCGCCACGAGCGAACTGAAAGTCGGCGGTGCCGAGTTGCTTCTTGAAACGCCGGAAAACTTCGAAATCAGGATTGACGACCGGAAGATCCCGGTGCCGGCGCAACCGGCCTGGCTCATTGACCCGTGCCTGCGCAGGATCCCGATTCCCGGCGGTCTCAAGGCGGGCACAAACACCATTGAGATCCACTTCCGGTGGCAGCCGGGCCTGGAAATCGAGCCCATGTATCTGCTCGGCCGATTCGGTACCTACGTGGAAGGCGACAAGTGTCGGATTGGCCCGCTGCCGAAAAAACTGGCAGTCGGCTCGTGGCACGATCAGGGTCTGGCCTTCTATGCGGGCATCATCACTTACACACTCGATGTCAATGCAGATACTCGGGCAGATCGCTGGGAACTGCGATGCCCTGAGTTCCACAGCGCCGTCCGCGTGTCTGTCAACGGCGTCGATGCCGGCCATATACTGTGGGCCCCCTACACGCTCGATATCACCTCCCACGTCCGTCGGGGCCGGAACCAGATCAGCCTGCACGTGGCCAACTGCCTGCGGAACTTTTTCGGCCCACACCACATGGGCAACGAGGACGAGATCGACTGCCTCGGTCCGCACAATTTCTTCAACACCAGGCACCGCGTGCCCGAATACCGCCTCAAGCCGGCCGGCCTGCTCGGAGAGGTCGTCCTTACCGGCTACCGCACGGACCGCTAGAATAACCGCATGGCTCGACGGCGACGCTCTGACAACCAGCGCTACCACGACCGCGTCGCGGGACGATACGAGTCCATCTACGACGACGCGTACTGGCAATGGCACGACGCCTTGACGTGGGGGCACCTCAAGCGATTCATTCCCAGAGATCTCATCTCTCCCGTCGCCGACCTGGGTTGCGGCTCGGGCAAATGGGGCCGACGTCTTCTCAAGAGCGGCTACCGGGTCACGTTTGTCGATCTGTCGGCCAAGATGCTCGATGAGGCCCGGCGACAGGTTGAAGAAATGGGGGCGACCGCCAAGGCGGAGTTTGTCCAGGCCGATCTGGCAGACCTGTCGGCCCTGCCCGAGGGACATTTTGGGTTAGCGATGGCTATGGGCGAACCGATCGGACTGACCGAGTCGCCTCAGCAGGCCATGAGACAGATCGCCCGCTGTCTGGCAAGCGGCGGCGTGCTGGTTGCCACGCTCGACAACCGCGTGCCCTGCTTGGATTACTACCTTGAACGAGGCGACCGCGAGGGATTGGAGCAGTTCATTCGCAGCGGACGCACTCACTGGTTGACTCGCGATCCCTCAGAGCAATTCGAGATTCACACCTTCGAACCCAAAAGCATCGAGCGACTGGTCGCCGATGCGGGTCTGGAGATGCTGGACATGATCGGCAAGACGGTGCTGCCGATGAGACGCCACCGGGAGCTGATCGAGGATGCGGACGAGCGACGCCGTTGGGCCAGGATCGAACAGCGTCTGGCCGGCGACCCGGCCAATTTCGGCCGTTGCGCACATCTGCAGTTCGCGGCGCGCAAGCCCTGACGTAACCAAGCGGTCCGCCATAGAAGCCTCGCCCCAGGTCTACCGGTCCCACCTCGTTGCATCCGCTCACCGCGCGGGTACCATGACTTGGCAGGTGCTTTTCAAGAAAACTCATCCCTCAGCGGTTTTCCGGGAGCAGAATCGCCCGCGACGCGTCTAACGTTGCAGGAACAGGGGCGAACCGTGGAATTGCCCGACGCGGAAGCGGTCAAGCTGGCGGCCAGGGGTGATGCCGACGCCTTCATGACGTTGGTCGAACGATACCGCGCGCCACTGATCGCCTATGTCCACGGCAAGACCCGGCGGCGCGATGAGGCCGAGGATCTAGCCCAGGAGGTCTTCTGCAAGGCATGGCAGCACCTGCCCGGGCTGAGGGACCCGGCGGCGTTTCCGGGGTGGCTGTTCAGGATGGCCCACAACGCGATCCTGACGGCGGCCCGGCAGCCACGGCCGGCACAGCTTGAAGACGATCCTGCGGACAGCAGCCCTGCCGGCAATGAGAACAGCGTCGAGGTTCACGCGGCCGTCGCGGCTTTGTCGGAGGAGTTCCGGATCACGGTTTCGCTCCGGCATTTTTCGGGGATGAGTACGGATGAGGTGGCCAGAACACTGGGAATTCCGCCTGGGACCGTGCGAAGCCGATTGTCGCGGGCGTATGCTCAGCTTCGCCGGCGGCTCATCTCGCGTGTGGAGGTCTGATCGGTGTCCAGCGACCTGGATCGACAACTCGAACAGCTTCTGGACCAGGCCGGGTCTGACGCCCAGCCTCGCCGGCCCTCCTGGGGCGAGATGCGAGACCGGATCACGGCCATCCCGCAGGTCCGCGGTCGGCGACTGGTCCTGCCCCGCCGGTTGGTGGCTGTCGTGGGGGTGGCGGCCATGATCGCGATTGTCCTCGGCATCATCTTCCACCTGCCCCTCGGCCCCA includes these proteins:
- the uvrA gene encoding excinuclease ABC subunit UvrA — protein: MGRPVISVRGAREHNLRNVSLDLPRNRLICFTGVSGSGKSSLAFDTLYAEGQRRYIESLSAYARQFLGTLAKPDVDQITGLSPAIAIQQKTSGWNPRSTVGTVTGIYDFLRVLYARLGRQHCPQCGDPITAQTSEAIVGRILSTQAGSRVLILAPVVRGQKGEHVELLEDLRRRGYVRARIDGRVVHLDRAPALGRHNRHDIEVVVDRLAVGHEVRARLAEAVENALALGNGTLIVAPAEPESSASAPSEAGGLLGELLLSSKYACAKCGTGFDTPSPQLFSFNSPTGMCLTCDGMGAIYDFDPELLVPDPSLSFFDPCIAPMRKRPGRWRRHIYEGVAKHVGFDIRLPWGRLPQRARDALLYGTGDEHITFEWRYRGGVWKHGGTFEGVIAELRSWYRKAKAGFACAYYEKYMSRKPCPDCRGARLNAQARHVLVGGKALHELCAMSVLQVREFFDTLHLDPTERLIAAEVLKEVGGRLSFLSNVGLDYLTLDRPAPTLSGGEAQRIRLAGQIGCGLVGVLYVLDEPSIGLHPRDNRRLLASLERLRDMGNTVVVVEHDEETMRTADLIVDFGPGPGVRGGEVVATGTIDEMAANEKSLTGAYLAGRRSIEVPKQRRPVDVETMRKVTRGREDQKP
- a CDS encoding glycosyl hydrolase, producing the protein MTLADELKILRPEFMAAPFWFWNDVMDPQEVRRQIAEMSRQNIGGFFMHARMGRVTPYMSQEWMTAIKAAVDEARQRGMFAWIYDEDGWPSGFGGGAVNALGEEYLQQYATAEIIPCNGSIGTKLERPKCIIAAYATGRKVNGFSDCQRLDPADLPGSWSRLPPTCRERLVIFRRELHNYRRHFSPEAWADGYVDVLNPKVTRAFIQNIYEAYRREIGKEFGRNVPGVFTDEPSYHELGWSEPVVRLPMSPVLEREFEKRYGAPLLDNLMTIAFGGPDAIRARWCFYSCLARLFSRNYTRILAEWCARHKMVFTGHYLLEEHPRCATHVIGDPMLHYYYQQYPGIDHLGKDLDLKDFWSSARVLVKQASSIAHQFDKPRVMCETFAGGGWRFGIREQKWMADWQYAMGLNLVCQHAFHYSLRGFRKRDYPPSLSFQQPWWPFSKDLGAHFARLGYLLTRGKRVVNVLVMHPIESFFATHEPGGYPWPNDPMNEALKKLVECLLAYQIDFDFGNEVLLKQHGRVQGAGLKLGSGTYDAVIIPHSLTWRKSTVTMLRKFASSGGRLYYVEPAPTHLEGEPTDAYGSLLDEAMSLGHWQAPEFRQCISDLVGPVAKRACRVLGNDPHNRDIMVMHRRAEGQHIFFLASGAKTAHTSCVIFDVPGIPMLVNTVSGHLSPLPHTRENDECRIELSFDFAKSHAILFKRGRRVPAPAKETQVFQKTLCCHGDQLPYQMDRDNPFILDAGELFIDGRSAGLMSTLDAEQALARHGNAPQAFMRFTATSELKVGGAELLLETPENFEIRIDDRKIPVPAQPAWLIDPCLRRIPIPGGLKAGTNTIEIHFRWQPGLEIEPMYLLGRFGTYVEGDKCRIGPLPKKLAVGSWHDQGLAFYAGIITYTLDVNADTRADRWELRCPEFHSAVRVSVNGVDAGHILWAPYTLDITSHVRRGRNQISLHVANCLRNFFGPHHMGNEDEIDCLGPHNFFNTRHRVPEYRLKPAGLLGEVVLTGYRTDR
- a CDS encoding class I SAM-dependent methyltransferase; translated protein: MARRRRSDNQRYHDRVAGRYESIYDDAYWQWHDALTWGHLKRFIPRDLISPVADLGCGSGKWGRRLLKSGYRVTFVDLSAKMLDEARRQVEEMGATAKAEFVQADLADLSALPEGHFGLAMAMGEPIGLTESPQQAMRQIARCLASGGVLVATLDNRVPCLDYYLERGDREGLEQFIRSGRTHWLTRDPSEQFEIHTFEPKSIERLVADAGLEMLDMIGKTVLPMRRHRELIEDADERRRWARIEQRLAGDPANFGRCAHLQFAARKP
- a CDS encoding sigma-70 family RNA polymerase sigma factor is translated as MELPDAEAVKLAARGDADAFMTLVERYRAPLIAYVHGKTRRRDEAEDLAQEVFCKAWQHLPGLRDPAAFPGWLFRMAHNAILTAARQPRPAQLEDDPADSSPAGNENSVEVHAAVAALSEEFRITVSLRHFSGMSTDEVARTLGIPPGTVRSRLSRAYAQLRRRLISRVEV